GCCCTAGGCTGCGATACACCAAGCCAATACCAGTGAGGGTGATTCCTTCTCCCGCGCGATCGCCTACCTCGGTGCGGATGGCTAAGGCTTGTTCGTAGGTGGTCAACGCCTGCTCATAGCGTCCTAGGTTGCTATACACCAAGCCAATGTTGTGGAAGGTGACTCCTTCAACCGCGCGATCGCCCGCTTCCACCAACATCGGCAAGGCATTTTGATAGGACGACAGGGCATCTTGATAACGACCCACGGCCTCATAGACACTCCCAATGCCGACAAGGGCATACGCTTCTCCCTGGCGATCGCCCGTTTCCTGAAACAGCGATAACGCTTGCTGAAAGGTCTCAAACGCTGCCTGGGCTTGTCCCGTATTAACCTGCTGAAAGCCCTGCTGGAGAAGATCCCAGGCATCGGCTTCAGGGTTCGATGGCGGGGCGGTTTGGGCTAGGGTGGGGGCGGCGACCAGCACCACGGCAGCGGGGGTAGCGATGGGGAGCAGCAGCAGCGGCAACGAGGCTAATAAAGGCAAAAGTTTCGCGTTCATGGTTTGGGGTTTCTCATCACGTCCGTATCGTACATAGTCGCAGGGCAGCAAGCAGCTATGCAGTTTTCGCCTATGTCCTTCGTCATCTGTTCAAACACCTCATTTGCTATGCTTGAGAAAAGGCAATTGCATAAAATCTCAGCCAGTATGAACCACCCCCCTCTTCAAATTAATGCCGTTTGGGATGCTATGGCTGCCGTTTGGGTTGTCACCAGCAACGACATTCCCGGACTTGTTACTGAATCCCCCTCCTTGGATAGTCTGCAAAACAAACTGCGGGTCATGATTCCAGAACTCCTGCGCCTCAATAACGTCATTCCGCCGGACTATCAAGGGGCGATCGCATTTGAACTCATCAGCCACAAGCATGACATTATCGAGATCGCGTCATAGGCAACAAGATGGTTAAATCGCTCACCCCTAAACTGAAGCAGATTTTGCAAAGTGCAAGCTGTTCTTTCGAACGACAGGGCAAAGGCGATCACGAAATCTGGTACAGCCCCATCACGCAACGCAGATTTGCTGTTGACAATGCCATTAAGTCTCGCCACACTGCCAATGCTGTTCTCAAACAAGCCGGATTACCCAAACAGTTTTAGCGATCGTGCCGTTTTTAATCAAGACTGTGCAGCTAAAGACTGAAGAGCTCATCATGTCATCAATTACACGTATGAATTTCGCAAACTGCCACTGCTGGATTAGAGATCGGTCAGGCGTTGTTGCATGAATCAAGAATAAGTCATACCAGTGGTATGAGGGAATGAACTGTTAATCTGCAACCCAAACAGAATCAGGTTTAGCAACCTGGATCATCCGGTTAAGGGCCGCACATTGGAGCAGTAACTCCACAGCCTGGTTATCAAACTTACGAGAACGAACCTTGCCGCCAAAGATTGCTTTGAGTCGAAACATGGTGGTTTCAGCAAGGGAACGACGATGATACTTGAAGTCTCGTTTCCATATCTTTCGCCCATGGTTACGAATGTAGCGCAGATTCTCATCTCTTGGATGTGGTGGCGCTTTGCAGTTGCCATGCTGCCAAATCACAGCATTTTTACGAGGTGGAATCACAGCGTTTGCCTCACGCTCAGCAATCTCTTGATAGCAATGCTCATGGTCATAAGCCCCATCCGCGGTGACCTGCTCTATCTCTCCTTCAATCTGCTCAAGCAGGTCGTTTAATACCTCTCCATCATGAACATCGTTAGGGGTCACGACTGCGGCAATAATCTCTCCCGTCGCCTCATCGATTCCAAGGTGAAGTTTCCGCCATGTCCGTCGTTGACTCACGCCATGCTGCCGTGTCTTCCATTCTCCTTCGCCGTAGACGTTGAATCCAGTGGAATCAACAACTACATGAACCTAGCCACGCTTGGGCACGACAGGTAAGGCAATCGCCAACGTCCCCATCCGCCGTGACACCGTGCTGTGGTCTGGCACGTCCAACTCAAGTCGCATCAGCGCAAACAAGGATTCCAGCAGTCCTTGGGTTTGTCGTCCCGCTTGGTGATAGACCGATTTCAGGGTCACAAAGGTGCTGATAGCAAGGTCACTGTAGGCATTTGAAGCACCGGGTTTACCACTCATGGCAGGATTGTACCAGGCTTCCAGAACCGACTCATCGACCCAAAACGTCAGGCTTCCTCTCTGTCTCAACCCTGCGTTATACTCAGACCAGTTGCGGATGGTGCTTGTCATCGTTGTGAAAGTTTTTAGGTGGTACTTCAAACTTATCACGTTGTTCCTCCGCAACCCCCTATTCATGCAACAACGCCCCTATCCCACATTAATTTGACGCACTACCAACTGTTCCTTACAGTTTGTTGTGATTTTTTTCAGCAAGTCCTAGGTAAGGTCACTCGACCCCATTCACCATAGTGTTATGCTTGTGTGAAAACTAAACTCTAAATGCTTTCTTATTATACCTATTTGTTTTTTCTTGGGTAATGATGATGGCTAATGCATGATCTACACATAAGATGGTCTGGAGCGTTATTTCTGAAATCTCCTAAAAGGGTTGATAGCGGGCTGAGAAATAGAGACCATTTTCTTGCAGGGAGTTACCTGTATTGTCTATTCGAATGAGGGGAATACCATAGTCTAGCCGAAACACTAAGTTACGAGTGGCAAGCCAGCGTAGACCAAGCCCAACGCTTGCCAGGGTATTTTCCTCAGGGGTCAGTGTTTGATTATTCCAGCCATGGGCAACATCTAGAAATGGAGTCACTTGCAGAGTAGCGGAATTGGCAAGAACCGGGATGCGGGCTTCTACGGATCCTAAAATGCCGTTATCCGTCACCAACTGGTTTTGTGGATAACCTCGCACCGTATCTACACCGCCAAACCCAAATCGCTCCAGCGGCAAGAGTGAATCTGGGGTGAGTTGTGCATTGAAGCGAGTTAAAACGACGAGCCGTGGAGAGACTTGCTGCACCCACTGAAACTGACCTAGCCATGAGAAGAAGCGGCCATCTGTGCCAATATCATTCGTTGTGGCTCCTAAGGCATCCAGTCCCACACTAAACTGCGATCGCGCTGCCAAAACACTGCTGCTGCCTCGTTCTATCCAATCTTGGGAAAACCGCAGTGCCGTGATCCGAGATTCTCCATCATCTGGCCCCTCTGAGAAGGAAAATGGAATATCGTTCAGGATAAAGGTTTGGCTGCGGCGCATATCAAGATTAAGTCCAAGCGCAAACTCACGAGATGGTTGCTTCACAAGCGGTTGGCGAACGCCCAAGGAAAATGTTTCGGCATCACTACGAATATCAAGGTCACGAAAGAGGGGTGTCACAATACGAGACTCTGTCGTTGTATAGCTAAGCTGGATGGTGCCATCCAGAGTATTAAAAGGCACAGTGTAGCTAATTGCTCCATTATCCAGCCCCTCAGTTAAACCATAGCCAACACTGATGCGATCGCCCAAGCCTAGTAGATTTTCGTGACTGATATTGAGACTGATTTGTTCTGACCCAATACTCGTGGATTGATAATTGTTACTTTCAATACCAGCTCGAAATGCTGGAGCTTCTTCTAGATTAACCCGTAAGATACTGCGCCCTGGAGCACTGCCGACGGTTAAATCAGCATTGACCCGGCTAATCAATGGATTCAGTTGTAAAAGCTGCAATGACTCTTCCAGTTGTGTCTGGCTTAAAGGAGGCTCCGATGAGCGGTTGAGGCGATCGCGAATATAGCTCGTGCGTAAGCGCCTTAGTCCAGAGATTTCAATATCTTCCAGTGTTCCTTCTACAACCTGAATCTGGACAATGCCGTCACTTAAATCTTGGTTATTGGGCAGAAAAGCTCCAGAGGTGATATAGCCATTTTGCACATAGAGTTGGGTAATAGCTGAGCGAATTTCAAACAGATCTTCAAAGGTCAGCACTTGATTTTCATAGGGAGCCAAGAGTGCTGCAATTTCATCCTGTAAAACAGTATTTCCCTGAACCTCTATCGTTGTAACGTTAAATGTCTGACTGGGTGGCAGATTTGGATCTGAAGGAACATCTGTTTCAGAAGATTCAGGAGATTCAAGGATAGCAGGTGGTGGCGACGGAGGCGAATCAGGATTGGGGAGCGGGGCTAAATCAATAGGTGGCGAAAGACTAGGATCGACAATGTCTGGCAAGTCGGTAGATGGAAGTCCATCAGTAGGCAAGGTAGTTTGACCCAGGGCTTGGGGTGCAACACTGAACGTCATCCCCACTCCGGAGCACAAAAACAGCGTCCACGTTAGTTTTTGAATCACGTTGTTTATCTTTCTGTTTGATACAGAAGCACTGAGATCATGCTTAGTATAAAACGACAATTGCGATAGCAGACGACATTTAGTCAAAATTCTGATACTTTCTTAAACAATGTGATCAATCAAGGTCAACTGAGGCAGAAGCTAGTAAGCTTAGCGTAGCATTGGGGTCTCATGTAAGGATTCTCTCATGGTTAAACAGCATCGGCGCACGATTCGACAGTGGGGCTTCTACGTACTCCTGATAGCTAGCCTAAGTCTTAGTTTTGGACTAAGTCATCTCCCAGCAATAGGTCAAATAGCGTTAGAGCGATCTTTGGCCCTCAACCCGCTTCAGGTAGAAACAAGATTTTCTGAAATAGATAGTATAGATAGAACTCTATCTCCAGAACAGCTTGTTCAGCAAGGAGTAGAGGACTATCTCCAATCCAAGTATGAAAGCGCGATCGCCCACTGGCAGCTTGCCCTAGCCGCCTATCAACAGCGCGATCGCCCCTCAGATGCTGTAATTGTTTTAGAAAACTTAGCTCGTGCTCATCAACAGTTAGGACAGCTAGAACAAGCGATCGCCTATTGGCAGCAGGCAACGGCGACGTATCGAGATCTCAATCGTGGAGAACAGGTTGGGAGAATGCTCACGGAGCAAGCTCAGGTTTATACAAGGCTTGGACAATATCGCCAAGCGATCACGCTGTTATGCAATGATCCGAGTGAAGATACCTGTGCCCCTGGCAGTGCGCTGGGATTACTCCAAGGAGAAGATCATCAACGGCTGCAGGCCGCTGCCCTCGGTAGCCTAGGCGAAGCCCATCGATTGCGCGGAGACTATAATAGAGCAACTCAGTATCTAGAGAGAAGTCTAGACTTGAGCCGTGCCGTGGATGATAGCGCCATGATGACGGCGGCGCTGAGCGGCTTGGGTCATACAACTCTCGGCCTTGCTCAAATCAATTATCAGCGGGGTGCCTCCGCTGAACAGATTGGGGATACTACGGATGCTGCTGACTTTCGCCGCCAAGGCACGACCTACGATCAAGACGCCCTTACCTATTTACAAGAAGCCTTAACCCAAGCGCAGCAACGCGACGATCAGGTGAGCCAAATTCGCCTATTACTGAGTCTGATCTCTCCAGCAGCTCGGCTAGGAAACATTGATCTGGCCCAAACCTCTCTTCAGGATGCACGACAGCTCCTATCTCGCCTGCCTGCCTCTCGGGAGAAGGCGATCGCAGCTATTCATATGGTGCAATTTTTGGAGTTAACGGTAGCAACAGATACTTCTAGCAACGATAGGCAAGCCGTTCATCCATTGCAGTGTATCAATTCAAGAGTACAATCCGATGCTGTGACCTTATTAGAAACAGCTCTTCAAACAGCTCGGCAAATCCAGAACCTGCGGCTTGAGTCGTTTGCCCTGGGCGAACTTGGGCATATTTTCGAGTGTCAACGCAACTATACCCAAGCCCTTGAGCTAACCCGGCAAGCTCGGTGGTCGGCAGAGCAAGACTTACGCGCTAAGGATAGTTTATATCTCTGGGAATGGCAGACTGGGCGCATTCTGCGATCTGAAGGCTATGAATCAGAGGCGATCGCTGCCTATGAGCAGTCTATCAAAACCCTGGAAGATATTCGCAGTGATTTATTAATTGCTAATCAAGATTTGCAATATGACTTTCGTGACACCATCGATCCACTCTATCGCCAACTCGTAACGTTACGACTGGAACGAGAAGCAGGACAGGTAGGTCAGGCTACGCCGGTAAGCCGAGATAATGTAACAGCCGTATTATCGCAGTTAGACTCCCTCAAAGTTGCCGAATTAGAAAACTACTTTGGGGATGAATGTCTAGTATTAGTGGGTGAAACACCGGTAGATTTAGTCGGGGCAACGAGTGCAACAGCCGTGTTCAGTACGGTTATTTTAGATGATCGCACGGCGGTGCTGGTCAGCTTTCCTGATGGCAGTCAGCAAATGACGTGGATTGATCGTTCGGCTCAAGCCTTCCGGGATGAGGTCAATAGCTATCGAGTTGGGTTAGAACGATTTTTTGATGACTTTGATCCTCAGCAGGCTGAGCGTTTATATCGTTGGATTATTGCTCCCTTTGAATCAGAGTTAACGGCAGCCAATATCAAGACTCTCGTATTTATCCAAGATGGTATTTTACGGAGTGTGCCGATGGGGGCTTTGTATGATAGCGATCGCCAGCAGTTTTTGATTGAACAATATGCGATCGCTACAACCCCTAGTTTGACCCTGACCGATTCCCGTCCTATTAATCGACAGCGTTTACGAGCCCTGGCCCTAGGGTTAACCCAAGAAACAACCGTAGATGGACAACGGTTTCCAGCACTCGGTAATGTGGCCCAAGAAATTGCAGCCATTCAGGCTCAACTGCCAGGCAGTCTAGGCTTATTGAACCAAGACTTTACCCGTGAGCGTCTCCAGGCAGAACTCTCTCGAACATCTTACCCCATCATTCACATTGCCACCCATGGGGAATTTGGAGTAGAACCTCAAAATACATTCTTAGTCACCGGTGATGCCCAAAAGCTGACCCTCACCGACCTAGATATTACCCTGCGGCAGGCGCTCCAGCAAAACACCATTGAACTTTTATCCTTAACCGCTTGCCAAACCGCTATTGGAGACGATCGCTCCTCTCTTGGTCTAGCAGGGGTGGCCTTACAAGCCGGTTCTAAGAGTGCGATCGCCTCTCTGTGGTTCATAGATGATGCCGTAACTGCCGAGGTTGCCAGTCAATTTTACATCAACTTACGTGACAATCCAGAGAAGAATAAAGCAGAGGCATTACAAGCCGCACAGCTTCAAATTATCCGTGCTGGGGGCGTCACGGCTCATCCTGCCTACTGGGCACCTTTTATTCTAGTCGGCAATTGGCTGTAATCATGAAGTGCCAGTTTATTGACAATAAGAGTTCATAAACTGGCACTTGGATATCTGTTACAGATCCAGCTCACTAATCTGTAGCAGCTTATTAGCTCGTTCATCGTCTTCAAGAGATGATAAATCTTCTAGAAGCGATCGCCACTCCAGTTGTTCAGAGGTTTCTAGAGCTGCTGCTAGTGCATCATACCAAAGCCCCGCTTCTGCATAGGCATCAGCAGATTCTTCTGCAAAACGTTGAGAAGCTACAACCTGTAAATCAGCATCTGCCACGGGTGAACTGGATGGACGGTTTGAATCGCAAACAAGCACAACTCGCCAACGGTAATCTCCAGGCGTTAGAGCTGGCAGATGATCCGGTAGTGTGTAGGACATCACGCCAAATTCGCTTGGTATTTCCGTGGAATGAACACGTTGGGGGCTAGCATCTTCACTATATCTATCGAGAAAAAGCTCTACGAGATATTCCTCTTCATCGGGTACGAACCATGCAACAGTTGGATGAGTTGCTGCAGTTTGTCCTACATGGGTTTGGGGAGCTAAGACCAGGAAAGGTAGTCCTTCCCCTTCTTCTCCAAGATTATTGCCACAGCCACCCCTAGTACCGCCTGTGCCCGTTGAGCTAGGGGGAGGGCTGGAAGGTTCGCTCGGTGGCACATAGTTTGCCAAAGCTGGGGACACGATCCCGAGTAGGAGGACAAGGTTCAGGCTTATGGTTAGCGGGGAATACAGTCCTGAGAACAGTCGGTTAAAGGATTTGAACAGCATAACTGTCACCAAATGATGGGGGTAATCAATGCAGCAGTTGATTGATAAATGATAAATCTATGATCCAGTTGTGTAGCACTATACCTAATCTATCACAGGTGTTAAATATAACAGAGGACGTTGAGCATAATGTTGATAGAGTTTCACGATTCCATGCAGGCTAGAAGCAGTGAATAAGAGGGGGGCTAGCCATTGTAGACCCATCCAATGGATGTTTAAGGTAGACAAGATGATCAGGAGGAGATCATCGACAAAGCTGAGAGCAGCTAGGACGATAGGTTGTGCGCTGGTGTGAACCAACTGACCAAGTTGAATAGTCATGACGTCTCCTTGCTTAATATCCTTATACCTTTACAGTAAACAATCTCTCCAGCTTAGACATCTTATGTTTATGTAAACTTCGTTGCCAGATGAGGAAGAAGCATTGCAGAATAGTGCAATCAAGCATAATGATGCTACTGTATCGTCTTCAAAATCTGGCTGAATGTTGAGCCACACCATTATTCTGATCTATTTCATTTTGAAATGTTAACGTGTCTCTTTTTCATTAATTAGGGTGATATCCATGGATAGTTGGCGCGATCGCATATCTTTTGTTTGCTTGATGAGCACAACAACATTAGCCGGGCTAGGAGTTTTGTACAGTCCACAGAGGGCGATCGCCCAAATCATACCAGATGGTACATTGGGAGCAGAACAATCAGAGATTTTGGATACGGGTGGTCTTATCGGCGTTTTTGGAGGCGCTCAGAGAGGCATTAATCTTTTTCACAGTTTTCAAGAGTTTAATGTTGCGCAAGATGAATCAGTCTTCTTTGTCAATCCAGCAGGTGTTGACAATATATTGAGTCGAGTCACTGGAAATAATCCCTCCAATATTCTTGGTAATTTAGGTGTCTTAGGCGATGCAAACTTGTTCTTGATTAACCCCAATGGAATTATCTTTGCCGGAACAACCATATTAAATATTGAAGGCTCTTTTGTTGCCACCACAGCCAGTGGCGTTGGTTTCGGGCAACAGGGCACGTTCACTGCTGTGAACCCTCAGGTTCCAGAACCACTGTTGATAGTTAACCCATCAGCCTTTTTCTTCAACCAAATTCCCATAGGAGACATCACTGTTAATGGAGCGGTTCAGACCTTGGGGAGCGGAAACCTCACCTTCTTGGGAGGTAATATTACTATTGAGAATGCTCTTGTACGCAGCCAAGGCAGGCAAATTAACTTAGGGTCAGTGGGCGAAACCGGTAGGGTGAGAATAGGAAACAATGAACAACTCAGATTCCCCAATAATTTACAGCGAGGAGATATTAGAGTTGCTGGTGCCTTAATTAATCTTGGCATCACTGATGAAAGTGTCGATATTGTGATGACTGCTCGAAATATTGCCATCGAGAACTTTAGCTTTCTCACTGTTGATGCAGTTCCTGCCCCGGCAAACATTGATATACCGCCACAACTGAGCGCAATCATTCTAGACGTAGCTGATACATTAAGAGTTGTATCTAGTTTTATCATAAATAACAGTGGTGGGGTCTCTGCCAATGCTCGATCGATTTCTCTCGAAGATGGAAGCGTTATGACAACTACTGACTCATCCATCTTCCCAGATAATCGACAAACTATTACTGGAGACATCACGCTAACCGCCAGTGAAAACCTATTCATGTCATCAAGTATGGTTGGCAGTCTAATCTTCAATCCAAATACGATAAACAGTGGGAATATTAACGTTTCGACTCCTATTCTGCTCATGTTAGATGGATCAGAGCTATCGACCAGCATATTGGGGGAAGGAGATGCTGGAGATATTAGCATTGATGTAAGCGATCGCGCCATCATCAGAAGTAGTAGACTGATTAGCAGTGTTGAAGAAAATAGTGTTGGTAATGGAGGAAATATAGAGTTCATAGCGCCTGTCCTCAGAATACTGGATGGTACTCAGATTACCAATAACATTTTTGGGACTGGAAACGCTGGAGATATAGTGCTTATTGGGGATGCTAGTGTTCTTATTCAAGGAGAGAGAGAAGATAGACTATTCCGCAGTAGTGTTTCTAGTACAGTTGGAATAAATGCAGTTGGAGAAGGAGGTAATATAGAAATCCGTTCACCTCTTGTACGGATAGCTGATCAAGCAGCAATCAGTGCAAGTCTCGACGGACAGGGAAATGCAGGGAACATAACTATTGTTGGAAGCAATCGAATTATACTTCAAGGTAGCCGTGAAGAAGATGGCGCTCGTAGCACAATTGTAAGCGATACTCTTCCAGGCAGTCTAGGTTCAAGTGGCACTATTAATCTGATAGCTCCTATTGTACAAGTCTTAGATGGCGCAGACATCAGTGCTAATGTTGCTGGACAGGGAAACGCAGGCAATATTATTATTTCAGCAGATCGACGAGTTACGTTTCAAGGAACAAGTCAAGGCAGATTATTTCCCAGCATAGCTCGCAGCCAAATAACATCTGAAGGAGTGGGATCTGGCGGAAGCATTAATATAACTGCACCTATCATAGAAATACTAGATGGTGCCAATCTGAGCACCAGTACGTTTGGCAACGGAGGAGCAGGCGATATTGATCTGACTTCCAGCAACAGATTTGTTATGAGGCAAGGCGAAATATTCAGCTCGTTGACAGAGGACAGCAGAGGAGATGGAGGAACTATTAGGATTTCATCTTTTACAGTTAGCATATCTAGTCGATCGCAATTAAGTTCTAGCACGGCTGGGCAAGGTAATGCGGGAGACATACAAGTCTCATCTGGCGGCAGAGTTGATTTGGGGCGAGGCAGCAGTATTATTACCAGTGTTGAGGAGAGCGGCATTGGTGCAGGAGGTAATATTGAAATTAATACCTCTATTTTGAATCTACTTGACGGGGGACAACTCAATGCATCCACAAGCGGACAGGGAGATGCAGGGAATATAGTCATCTCAGCTAGCGATCGCGTTCGATTTCAAGGCGGTCGCATCAGAAATAATAATAATTTTTTCGATAGTGGAGCTGCTACCCAGGTTCAGCCAACGGGTATTGGTCAGGGAGGGAATGTCATTATCACAACGCCATCTTTGTTTATTACCGATGGTGCCTCAATCAGTACCGGAACGGCCGGCACTGGTAGTGCAGGCAATATCATCATTTCAGCAAGCGATCGCGTTGTGTTTCGAGGATTGGATGATGAAGCACAAGTATCTAGCAGTGCTGTCAGTCTCGTTACTGAAAGCGGAGTAGGAGATGGAGGCAATATTGAAATCACAAGTCCTAGTCTAAGGGTCTTGAGTGGTGCACAGTTAACGGCTAGCACATTTAGCACTGGCAACTCTGGCAATATCATTGTCTCAGCAAGCGATCGCGTTATATTTAGGGGCACAGCAACAGACGGAGTCATAACCAGTTCAGCAGCAAGTGCCGTTGAAGAAGGTGGGGTAGGACAAGGAGGCAATATTGAAATTACAGCGCCTATTTTGCACATCCTTGGCGGTGCGCAGTTGAATGCAAGTACCAGCGGGGTAGGAAATGCTGGTGAAATTAGAATAGTAAGCACTAGTCAGACCCATCTGGATGGCGTTGGAGCAGGCGGGTTCTCTAGCGGTCTATTTGGACTTGCAACTACTACCGCCACTGGGCAAAGCGGTCAAATCACGGTGCTGTCTCCCAGTCTGATTATTGCGAATGGAGCGATGATTAATGCCCGAACAGATAATAATCAGCAAGGCGGCAATGTCAGATTTGATGTTGATCAGGTAAGACTTCAAGGGGGCGGCCAAGTAATTAGCAGTACTAGCGGCGCAGGGCGCGCTGGCAACATTTTTGTTGATGCTAACCAATTTCAAATTACTGGACGCGATGCAACCTTTGCCCAGCGTTTAGACGACTTTGGAACAGAGGTCGTTACTAATGAAGGGAATGGCGAAAGCGGCCTGTTCACCAACACCCGACCTAGCTCCAGCGGTGATGGCGGCAACATCACCCTCCGCCTCAATGACCTAGAGATGAACGATGGCGCTATTCTCTCCG
The sequence above is a segment of the Leptolyngbya sp. CCY15150 genome. Coding sequences within it:
- a CDS encoding filamentous hemagglutinin N-terminal domain-containing protein; translated protein: MDSWRDRISFVCLMSTTTLAGLGVLYSPQRAIAQIIPDGTLGAEQSEILDTGGLIGVFGGAQRGINLFHSFQEFNVAQDESVFFVNPAGVDNILSRVTGNNPSNILGNLGVLGDANLFLINPNGIIFAGTTILNIEGSFVATTASGVGFGQQGTFTAVNPQVPEPLLIVNPSAFFFNQIPIGDITVNGAVQTLGSGNLTFLGGNITIENALVRSQGRQINLGSVGETGRVRIGNNEQLRFPNNLQRGDIRVAGALINLGITDESVDIVMTARNIAIENFSFLTVDAVPAPANIDIPPQLSAIILDVADTLRVVSSFIINNSGGVSANARSISLEDGSVMTTTDSSIFPDNRQTITGDITLTASENLFMSSSMVGSLIFNPNTINSGNINVSTPILLMLDGSELSTSILGEGDAGDISIDVSDRAIIRSSRLISSVEENSVGNGGNIEFIAPVLRILDGTQITNNIFGTGNAGDIVLIGDASVLIQGEREDRLFRSSVSSTVGINAVGEGGNIEIRSPLVRIADQAAISASLDGQGNAGNITIVGSNRIILQGSREEDGARSTIVSDTLPGSLGSSGTINLIAPIVQVLDGADISANVAGQGNAGNIIISADRRVTFQGTSQGRLFPSIARSQITSEGVGSGGSINITAPIIEILDGANLSTSTFGNGGAGDIDLTSSNRFVMRQGEIFSSLTEDSRGDGGTIRISSFTVSISSRSQLSSSTAGQGNAGDIQVSSGGRVDLGRGSSIITSVEESGIGAGGNIEINTSILNLLDGGQLNASTSGQGDAGNIVISASDRVRFQGGRIRNNNNFFDSGAATQVQPTGIGQGGNVIITTPSLFITDGASISTGTAGTGSAGNIIISASDRVVFRGLDDEAQVSSSAVSLVTESGVGDGGNIEITSPSLRVLSGAQLTASTFSTGNSGNIIVSASDRVIFRGTATDGVITSSAASAVEEGGVGQGGNIEITAPILHILGGAQLNASTSGVGNAGEIRIVSTSQTHLDGVGAGGFSSGLFGLATTTATGQSGQITVLSPSLIIANGAMINARTDNNQQGGNVRFDVDQVRLQGGGQVISSTSGAGRAGNIFVDANQFQITGRDATFAQRLDDFGTEVVTNEGNGESGLFTNTRPSSSGDGGNITLRLNDLEMNDGAILSARSQGTGTAGQLTVRAQGDVILTDSDLTTSAEQSSGGAIFVSARDIRLFGDSDITTFVQSGQGGGGDITLRGDTIVAFSDSDILAFSVDGSGGNITLDTRAFFGDNYRPATDILTREQIEALDGNDRVDINATGQVRSGDIVTPDTSFIQNSLSNLSETVIDTEGLLANSCIARTTQGNTFLITGGGGLPERPGDLPIATYSTGDVRSIPDGQESSDERLWQPGDPIMEPQGVYQLPDGRLVLSRECA
- a CDS encoding ShlB/FhaC/HecB family hemolysin secretion/activation protein encodes the protein MTFSVAPQALGQTTLPTDGLPSTDLPDIVDPSLSPPIDLAPLPNPDSPPSPPPAILESPESSETDVPSDPNLPPSQTFNVTTIEVQGNTVLQDEIAALLAPYENQVLTFEDLFEIRSAITQLYVQNGYITSGAFLPNNQDLSDGIVQIQVVEGTLEDIEISGLRRLRTSYIRDRLNRSSEPPLSQTQLEESLQLLQLNPLISRVNADLTVGSAPGRSILRVNLEEAPAFRAGIESNNYQSTSIGSEQISLNISHENLLGLGDRISVGYGLTEGLDNGAISYTVPFNTLDGTIQLSYTTTESRIVTPLFRDLDIRSDAETFSLGVRQPLVKQPSREFALGLNLDMRRSQTFILNDIPFSFSEGPDDGESRITALRFSQDWIERGSSSVLAARSQFSVGLDALGATTNDIGTDGRFFSWLGQFQWVQQVSPRLVVLTRFNAQLTPDSLLPLERFGFGGVDTVRGYPQNQLVTDNGILGSVEARIPVLANSATLQVTPFLDVAHGWNNQTLTPEENTLASVGLGLRWLATRNLVFRLDYGIPLIRIDNTGNSLQENGLYFSARYQPF
- a CDS encoding DUF1902 domain-containing protein — encoded protein: MNHPPLQINAVWDAMAAVWVVTSNDIPGLVTESPSLDSLQNKLRVMIPELLRLNNVIPPDYQGAIAFELISHKHDIIEIAS
- a CDS encoding type II toxin-antitoxin system HicA family toxin, coding for MVKSLTPKLKQILQSASCSFERQGKGDHEIWYSPITQRRFAVDNAIKSRHTANAVLKQAGLPKQF
- a CDS encoding CHAT domain-containing protein gives rise to the protein MALNPLQVETRFSEIDSIDRTLSPEQLVQQGVEDYLQSKYESAIAHWQLALAAYQQRDRPSDAVIVLENLARAHQQLGQLEQAIAYWQQATATYRDLNRGEQVGRMLTEQAQVYTRLGQYRQAITLLCNDPSEDTCAPGSALGLLQGEDHQRLQAAALGSLGEAHRLRGDYNRATQYLERSLDLSRAVDDSAMMTAALSGLGHTTLGLAQINYQRGASAEQIGDTTDAADFRRQGTTYDQDALTYLQEALTQAQQRDDQVSQIRLLLSLISPAARLGNIDLAQTSLQDARQLLSRLPASREKAIAAIHMVQFLELTVATDTSSNDRQAVHPLQCINSRVQSDAVTLLETALQTARQIQNLRLESFALGELGHIFECQRNYTQALELTRQARWSAEQDLRAKDSLYLWEWQTGRILRSEGYESEAIAAYEQSIKTLEDIRSDLLIANQDLQYDFRDTIDPLYRQLVTLRLEREAGQVGQATPVSRDNVTAVLSQLDSLKVAELENYFGDECLVLVGETPVDLVGATSATAVFSTVILDDRTAVLVSFPDGSQQMTWIDRSAQAFRDEVNSYRVGLERFFDDFDPQQAERLYRWIIAPFESELTAANIKTLVFIQDGILRSVPMGALYDSDRQQFLIEQYAIATTPSLTLTDSRPINRQRLRALALGLTQETTVDGQRFPALGNVAQEIAAIQAQLPGSLGLLNQDFTRERLQAELSRTSYPIIHIATHGEFGVEPQNTFLVTGDAQKLTLTDLDITLRQALQQNTIELLSLTACQTAIGDDRSSLGLAGVALQAGSKSAIASLWFIDDAVTAEVASQFYINLRDNPEKNKAEALQAAQLQIIRAGGVTAHPAYWAPFILVGNWL
- a CDS encoding tetratricopeptide repeat protein, giving the protein MNAKLLPLLASLPLLLLPIATPAAVVLVAAPTLAQTAPPSNPEADAWDLLQQGFQQVNTGQAQAAFETFQQALSLFQETGDRQGEAYALVGIGSVYEAVGRYQDALSSYQNALPMLVEAGDRAVEGVTFHNIGLVYSNLGRYEQALTTYEQALAIRTEVGDRAGEGITLTGIGLVYRSLGRNEQALATYEEALAILIEVGDRRGEGVTLNNISAVYAALGRYEQALATYEQALAIRTEVGDRAGVGKPSLVLAWCIAT
- a CDS encoding DUF928 domain-containing protein, whose protein sequence is MSPALANYVPPSEPSSPPPSSTGTGGTRGGCGNNLGEEGEGLPFLVLAPQTHVGQTAATHPTVAWFVPDEEEYLVELFLDRYSEDASPQRVHSTEIPSEFGVMSYTLPDHLPALTPGDYRWRVVLVCDSNRPSSSPVADADLQVVASQRFAEESADAYAEAGLWYDALAAALETSEQLEWRSLLEDLSSLEDDERANKLLQISELDL